The stretch of DNA TTGTCAATCAAGTTATCAACTTCACCATTGTATTTTAGGATGAAACGACTACGATCGATGCCATATTTGTTTACTAAATGATCAATACAAGTCATAGTACGGTTATACGATAACATATCGTTGTACTCAGCACTAGAACGAACATCAGTATGTCCATGAACAACTACTTTCAATTTAGGGTAACCTTTCATTACACTAGCAACGTGTTGTAATTGCTCATATGATTCTGGACGCAAGTAATACTTATCTAAATCAAAGTGAACCATTGGCAAATACCAATCTTTAAGTGTTCCTCCACCTGCTCCAGAAGCTCCTAGCGGATCATAAACCTCATCACCAATTACTAATGTTGGGTGTTTACCAGTTTCAGGATCACCAGGCATAACTTTTACATCTTCAGGAGTGATTGGTTTAGGTACTTGTGCTACACCATCTTTGTCAGTAGGATAACCAGGAGGAGAGAAAGGCTCTTTATCTTGGCTATTAACAACACCATCACCATCTGAATCCAAAGAACGTCCTTTGCTATCTACCTCAGTATCAGGAGGAGTATCTTTTTCTTCATCCAATGCATCTGGCACACCATCATTATCCGTATCGTTAAACCAATCGTCATCTAGTTTTTCTTTTAGATCAGCAACATCTTGCATAGGATAGATCAAAGGATTAACAAACCACAACGGTTGGATAGCTTTGTCTTTTTTACCAATATGGAATCCTAAACGAATACTGGTATAATGAGGAATATCAATACTAGAAGTACGAGATCCATTTTCTTTACGGCTTTTTCCATCAAAAAAGTCATCATCAGAGATGAAAGATTGATGCTCTAAACCAATAGAAATACGAGGAGTAATCAAGTATTCAAATGACAATCCAACACTTACAAAAGGATTCAAAACCATACGGTTTTCATCCGCACCCAACGTTACTAAGTTGTTTGCATTTTGTTGTGCCAATGTCTCATAAGTATCGTCTAACATACCTCTTAGCTCTTGCAATACAAGATCACGATCTGCTAATTTGGTAATATCATACTGCTGATTAGCACCTCCGCCACCAGCTTTGTTCGCCAAAGCATTCATTTGAGGAGCATAAGTTTGACCATTTCCGTCTAGAGCATTGATTTTTGTATTGTACAAATTAGCACCCAAACCAAGTAGAAGGTTCAAACTCCATTTATTGCTTTTTTTATGGAACTTAATATTATTCAAATTAAAAACCATTTGCAATGAAAGAGCATGGTGTTGCTCTATTTTGTAATTGGCATAGAAGGCATCACTAGTTGTGTAATCACCTGCTGTTACAACATTACCATCAGAAGAAGTAATTGTAAATGGAGCAACATTAGGGAATGCTTTATAATAAGATGGCGCATAGTTGATACCACTAGCTTGCCCAAACATATATTCTGCTTTCAAAGAAAATACATATCCAATAGATTTTCTAACATGAACAGATGCTCCCCAACCAAATGCTGGTTTTACATCGCCACTTACTAAAAAGCTACCAGCTCCTATACCTAGTTGCCACCAGTCTCTTGGACGACCAGGAAATTGGCTCTTTCCCTCTTTCCATTCAGCATGTCTAGCTTGGTCTTTTTTGGTAATAAAATTATCATCTGTTGGGTTAACAGAAATCTGTGCTTGCGATGCATCTACAGAAAATAGTAATAATGCCCCCGCAAAAACACCTCCTAATCGGTTAATTTTTTTCATCATAATATTTTGTCTTTTTGGATTGAATTGGACTTAGATTTTTCTTTTAATCGAATATTTTGTCTGTAAACCTTTACATCCAAGACGCTACAAATTTACATTTTTTTTTCTTTTAAAACAATAAATCTGTTTATAAGTAGTTACCTTCTCTGTCTGCAATAGGTATAAAAATATTCACAGTTGGAGCCGATCATTAGATCAAACATTGAACCACTGAACCTAATATACTCTAGTTCAAAAGTTTGCAATTAAAACAAAAATAAAAATTTTGCAATAATTATTAATTAAGTGCATAAGTTTTTTTCATACAAAATCTTAAAACCTATGCACTTAACGCAAAAAATGATTCAATACCTCTGTTACGATCATACGCATATATGACAATAAAGGTCATTTTGTTACACTTGAACCGTATTAAACTTCTATTGTATTCGTCCCCATCAATGCTTCTAATGCAATTGTTAAGGCTGTTGTAGAAATCAAAGTAGGATCAGAATTTACAGCACGTGTATTGTTCAAACCTTCACGAATAATTTGCGAAACATCTGTAAAAATACTCTCATCCGTTAACAATGCGTGAGACTGCATTAAATAAGCAAAAACACGTGCCATTCCACAATTAGCGATAAAATCAGGAATTACACTAATTTTTTCATCGGTATATTTAGCCGTTGGTCCAAAAAATACTTGATCGTCAACAAAAGGAACATTAGCGCCGCAAGAAACCACCTGCAATCCTTTACCAATCAAAGCATCCATTTGTGCTCTAGTGACTAATTTAGAAGCCGCACCAGGAATAAAGACATCAGCCTCCAAGTCCCAAATTTTACTACTAGCTTCTTCAAAAGAAAGCATATTAGGAGCATCTAATTTATTGCCCTTTTTGTTCAAATAAAGATTGGTTACTTCTTCAAAAGACAAACCTTCTGGATTAATAATTCCTCCTGCAATATCAATGATACCAACAATTTTAGCACCATCCTTTGCCAAGTAGTAAGCAGCAGCAGCAGCAGCAACATTGCCCCAACCTTGTACGATAACTTTCTTGCCTTTAAGGTTTGTATTATGATACAAATCGTAGTAATGCACAACTGATTCGGCAACACCATAACCTGTAATCAAATCGGCAACTGCCAATTTAGCTTTTACAGACGGTGTATATCTAGGGTCTTCTACAATTTTTGATACCCCTTGGCGCAATTGCCCCAATATTTCAATGCGTTCCCCTTCGTTAGAATTAAAATGTCCCTTTACAATTCCTTGTTGAGGGTGCCACAAGCCCAAATCTTGCGTAATTGGAATGACATCTTTTAGCTCATCAACATTCAAATCGCCTCCTGTTCCGTAGTAATTTTTGAGTAAAGGAATAACTGCTTTATACCATCGTTTTAGAACACCATCTTTGCGAGGGTCATTAGGGTCAAAATTAATTCCTGATTTTGCACCACCAATATTAGGTCCACACACAGAAAATTTAACCTCCATGACTTTAGCTAAAGAGATTACTTCTTCTCTATTTAGCCCTTTACGCATACGAGTTCCCCCTCCAGCAGCACCGCCTCTCAAAGAGTTAATTACAACCCATCCTTTTGCTCCTGTTTCTTGGTCTGTCCATTCAAAAACAATTTCAGGTTCTTTCTCTTTGTATTTTTGTAGTAGTTCCATAAATTATTATTTTTTTGCGTGCAAATATAGAACAAATGCATTAAAAACTTCCTTTCTGTATAAAATCTTTTTGCTAATTAATTTTATCTTGTATTATTACATAATAATGTTTGATTAAGCCCCTATTATCCTGCAAATACCAACATTATATTTTGACGAAAACCAAGCTACTACGACATTAATTATTGAAATTGTTTAAAGACTAAATAATGCTAAAAAACCTGATCCAAGATCATACGCTTTCTCTTTTAGATCCTGCTAATTTTGAAACATTTCAATATGGACAATCTATCCTACAATATACTGGCAACAATGCCAATTTAAAAACAACAGATATTGCGATTTTTGCATGGGGAGATGCAGAAGGTTATGAAAAAATTCGTACAGCGCTCTATGCCTTATCTACGAATTTTAACCTAGGAAAAGTTATAGATTTGGGCGTTGTTACTCAAAATCTAGTACCACTCATAGAGTTAGTTGATTTGTTGCTGCAACAAAACGTTTTCCCCATCATTATTACTCCTGATGAACAAGCTATCAAGGGACAATTAAAAGCGTATGAACAACGATCAGAAATGCTTAACTTAGCTATTTTTGATGCCAAAATCCCCTATTCTTTCACCTCTAATAATGGTCTAATTAACCAATTATTAGCCTATCACCCGCATTTATTATTTCATCTAAATTGCATTGGTTCTCAATCCTACCTAACGGACAAAAATGCCGTTGGATTTTTAGAGGATAAATACTTTGAAGTTCACCGCTTAGGAAAAATACAAGCTAGATTGGAAGAAATAGAGCCTATGGTTCGAAATATTGATTTGGCGGCGTTTTCAATTGGAACAATTCGTGCAGCAGATGCACCTGCCAATACCTTTAAAAATCCCAATGGTTTCTTAGCAGCAGAGGCTTGCAAAATTATGCGCTACATTAGCATGAGCGATCAGTTGTCTTCTCTTTGTATTCATGGTTTTGATTTGAAGATTGAAGACCAAAACCAAACCGCCAATATGATTGCGCAATTAATTTGGTTTGCAATAGAAGGTTTTTTTGCTAGAACAAAGGAGTATCCCATCCAGAAAAAAACATTAAGGGCTTATGTTGTAGACAACAAAACCTTGGATATGCCCATTTCTTTTTACAAAAGTAATAAAAGTGATCGTTGGTGGTTTGAGATTCCTCAAGCCTTGCATCCTCAACATCAATTAATTGCTTGTTCGTACTTAGACTACAAGATTGCCTGCGAAGGAGATTTACCAGACCGCCTATTAAATGCCATCAACCGACTCACTTAACGATTGTTAAGGCTCGACTCACTTCTATATCTTGATAATTCTTTTGAATAAGAACCTTAAAGGTAATCGCTTGTCCTAAACGTACTTTCTTTAGTGCTCTCAACATTTCCTTACTAAGATTATTGCCCCTTGTTTCTATTTCGATCTCTTTAGTATTAGACTCAATGAGTAAGGTCAAATAATTAATATCATAGGTATTTCCATAATAATCTCTAACAATAAGGTGCCGTTTGAGCAGTTCCTTCAACTTTTCTTTGGTAAGCTTATTTTGGTAAGCCGTTCCCCAGTGTATTTGGTATAGATTTTTGTTGTCAGCCGCAGCCTCATCTATTTTTTTGAAACGAATAGGTAGTGTCATTTGAGTAGCCACAGGCAGACCATTTCTTAAGGCAGGTCTAAAAACAGGCATCATCCGAATTACTCTCATTGCCTCTTGTCCACAACCAAAGCCAATGTTTCGAATTAATTCTAGGTCTGTAATCGCTCCTTTTTCTGTAACCGAAAAACGCACCACTACGACCCCTTCTATTTGATGCGATCTAGCACTATCGGGGTAAACAATATTTTGATTGATAAATGCCTGAATTTTGGGCACCGAGCAAGCCTGCCTTTGTTCTTCGCTAATAAGCGGATCATCACAACCTTCAAACAAAGGAGGAATATCTACTTTGGTCAAAATAGATGAATCGTTGGGTTGAGCCCAAGTTATAGTAAGATTGGTGATCACCAATATAGGTAATAGAAAAAAGATGCGCATGATTATTATCTGTTCTGTTTAGTACCATTTCTGCAAGTTGCCATAAGCACTTACGAAGTACTAATTATTCAACCTTCCCAAAAACAAAAAGAGAAAACCTACTCAGCAGTAAATTTCCTCTTCTTAATTCTTAACCTTATCAACAGGTAACCCTGCCAATTATTTTATTTTGCAATAAATTTAACTACCAACTCCCATTCCATGTCTGTTTCAGCACCTTCTACTTTCGCTGGTAACCAATTTGGCATCAAATTAACAATTCGAGTTACTTCTTCATCACAAGCTGGTGATAAACTTTCTACAATAGATACATCTGTCAATTCTCCAGAAGCTTTGACCATAAACGAGGCAACAACTTCTCCGCCAGGATTTCCATCAGGATGTTTCAAATTACTAAAAACAAACTGCATCATTTTCATATCAGCACAGTCCACATCTGCTGGATCATCACAACCAGGAAATCTAGGTTCATCTTCTTGTGCATAAGCACTTTGACAAAGAAGAATAAGAGCACTAACTATTATAGAGGAAAATATTTTTTTCATGAGAATGTTTTTTTGAGCAAAATAAACCTTAATTATTATGATAATTTAACAAATAAGTTAGAATTGTATTAATAATTCTATAAAAAAATCATACCATAAATGGATTTGTGCTAAAACAAATTTAATTTATTTTTTTGAATACTTCTAATCTTTCTTCTTTATTTAACCTAAAAGATTAGTTAAAAAGTATGTAGAGTCGTTTAATTTTAACTTTTTTTAGGTAAAAAAAATTCATCCATGCTCTGTTTAAAAAAATTATAAATTTAAAAAAAACTAAAAAATGGATTACTATTGAAATTAAGCTTCCATTTTGAACCTGTCTGCCTTTTTTGCAAACAATCACATCAAAACAACTGGCATAAATTTTGACATTAACAAAATCATAACTCTTGGTCTTTTGGATTTAATTTTGACCTTGATTTACAAACAACAAATCCTACTTAATTTCTAACTTAAGGAAGATATTGAGAAATTAAGTATTGGCTTTTATGGAAATTCTAAATCTCCATATACCTTAATCATTCTAAATGGATGAGGTATATGGAGATTTTTTTTTTGCAACATCTTAAACAACAATTATGTATTTACACAAAATTCTCGCCCTCTCTATCTTTATGTTACTGGTAACCCTAAATATTGGTTCTTGTGATAAAAAAACAGACACAACATCCAGAAGTCAAGGTATTTTTACCGTGCTACAAGGCGACTCTATCCTTTTAATGAACGGGGTAATTAACAGCAACTCACTCCATAATTTTAATGCCTTATATGCAAGGTTCTCTTCCATCAAAAAGATAGAAATCAAAACCTGTGAGGGTTCTATGGATGATGAAACCAATCTAAAACTATCCAAACGGGTACATGAACTTAGACTCAATACACATTTGCAAGACAATGGACTTATTGCATCAGGAGGGGTTGATTTTTTTTTAGCGGGCATCCAGCGCAGTAAAGGAACCAATGTAACCGTTGGAGTACACTCATGGTCTGACGGGGGTTCTATACAGGCAACAGATTTTCCAGTAGGGCATGCCAATCACTTACCCTATATCAATTATTACATTTCAATAGGTTTTTCTCAACAATGGGCAGAAGATTTCTATTATTTTACGATTAATGCCGCCCCAGCTTCAGGCATTCACAATATGACAGCAGCAGAATTACAGACCTATACGATTTTCACCTCTTAAACAAGAACGTAAGCGTTAAGCAGGTATTATAAATAGAAAAATCTTTTGTGTTATGTAACACAAAAGATTTTTTTATTTTTTTAAACTAGTATTGTAACCTAGTTGGCCGTTAAATTCTATTGCTTAACGGTTTCTAATAAGATAGAAACATGGTTAGACAAAACCTCTAAAAAACCACCAGTAGTTTCAAATTCAACCACTTCGTTAGAAGCAGTAGTTACCGTAATAGTACCTTCTTTTAGAGAAGCAACAACAGGTGCGTGATTTTCTAGAATTTCTAACTTACCACTTGTTCCTGGTGTATTTACGGCAGTTACTTGACCTTTAAACACCGTTTGCCCAGGTGTTAATATGATTAAATCCATATTATTTGTTATTATAAAGAAATCAAGAATTGCACAAGATAAGGCACAATTCTTAATTTCTAATTATTACATGAACTATGTTTTTTAATTCACTATCAACTAAGCTTCAACCTCAGCCAACATTTTTTCACCTTTCTTGATTGCATCTTCGATAGAACCAACAAGGTTAAATGCAGCCTCAGGATATTGATCAACTTCTCCATCCATGATCATGTTAAACCCTTTGATCGTATCTTCGATACCTACCAATACACCCTCTAGACCAGTAAACTGCTCTGCTACGTGGAAAGGCTGAGAAAGGAAACGTTGAACACGACGAGCACGGTGTACGATTTGCTTATCTTCTTCAGAAAGCTCTTCCATACCCAAGATCGCAATAATATCTTGCAATTCTTTATAACGTTGTAGGGTAAAGATTACACGTTGAGCACATTCGTAATGCTTCTCACCAACAATCTCTTTTGTCAAGATTTTAGAAGTAGAATCCAATGGATCCACAGCAGGATAAATACCCAAAGAAGCCAATTTACGATTTAATACCGTAGTAGCATCCAAGTGAGCAAAAGTAGTAGCAGGAGCTGGATCCGTTAAATCATCCGCAGGTACATAAACCGCCTGTACCGAAGTAATAGAACCACGCTTAGTAGAAGTAATACGCTCTTGCATCATACCCATCTCTGTTGCCAAAGTTGGCTGATAACCTACCGCAGAAGGCATACGTCCCAACAAAGCAGATACCTCAGCACCAGCTTGTGTAAAACGGAAAATATTATCGATAAAGAACAAAATATCACGTCCTTTTGCTTCGCTTGGGTCACCATCACGGAAATGCTCTGCAATTGTCAATCCAGACAAAGCTACACGTGCACGTGCACCAGGAGGCTCATTCATTTGACCAAATACCAAAGTAGCTTGAGATTTCTCTAACTCTTTGAGGTCTACTTTTGATAAATCCCAGTCACCCTTTTCCATGCTGTGAACAAATTCTTCACCGTATTTGATTACGTTAGATTCAATCATCTCACGAAGCAAATCGTTTCCTTCACGAGTACGCTCACCTACACCAGCAAATACAGATAATCCAGAATATCCTTTAGCAATGTTGTTGATAAGCTCCATAATCAATACGGTCTTACCTACACCAGCACCTCCAAATAAACCAATTTTTCCTCCTTTTAGGTAAGGAGCAATCAAATCTACTACTTTGATACCTGTAAATAAGATTTCTGAACTAGTTGATAGTTCTTCAAATTTAGGTGGTTTACGGTGAATTGAGCTTTTTGAAGCATTAGCATCAATGGTCTTAATACCATCAATTGTTTCACCTACTACGTTTAACAAACGACCTTTGATCGCATTAGTTGTAGGCATTAGGATAGGAGCACCAGTATCCACACAGGCAGTTCCTCTTTTTAGACCTTCTGTACTATCCATTGCAATAGTACGTACGCTGTCTTCTCCTAAGTGTTTTTGGCATTCTAGCACCAATACCTCACCATTATCTCTAGTTACAGTAAGTGCGTTAAGAATTTCTGGCAATTTGGCACCTTCGTCAGAGAAGCTAACATCTACAACAGGACCAATGATTTGCTTGATACGTCCAATATTTTGTGACATAAGTTGTGGACTTTATAAATATGTTCGATAAATAATCTATTTCTAATTTGCGGCAAAGATAGTGGTTTATATTGGTTTTCAAAAAACTTTCAAAAATAAAGTCTTATTATTTTGCACTTTAAGTCAAAAAAAATGTTGAAACAAGCATAAACGCCTTAGTTTGATCGCAAAAATAATTTTCAGCAATTGAATTCATTATAAATCTTAACGACTTAATCCAATCCTTTTTCTTTTATATTCTTACCTTTAGCCCTTTACAACCAATGCCTCTTTTTGGGCTCTAAGTCTATCCTTTAGGTAAAAAAACAGGTTCATTTGTATTGTGTTTGTTTTCTTAGCAATATTTTCATCCCTAATTTTTAGATATTCCTATACCTCTTTCACGAACTATATATTCTAAATGATACATCGCCTATTCTTGATTGGCATCCTTGTAGCAGGTTGCATTCGTTTAGTTGAGGGGCAAATTTCTAAAGTTTGCATCCAATCCATTGACATTATTGGGTACAAAAAAACTAAAACAACGCTTATTGAAAATGAACTCAACATAAGCGTAGGCGATTCGATTCCTTTAGAGCAACTAATGCCCAAACTGGAACAAAACAAACGCTTCTTAGTTAATACCCTATTATTTAACCATGTTGAGATCAAAATTCTAAAATGGGAAGAGCAAAATGTACACCTACTCATCGTACTCAAAGAATCTTGGTATATCTTTCCGCTGCCTCAATTTGAGTTAGCAGATAGAAATTTTAACGTTTGGTGGACTCGACACAACCGAGACATTCGTCGAGCTAATCTTGGCATGTGGTTAGTCTGGCGAAACTTAACGGGTTACAATGATTTATTAAAAGTAATTGTTCAGTTTGGATATACTCGAAAGTTTGAATTGGATTACACCCTCCCTCCTATGGGGCAAAAACGAAAATTTGGGTTTAATATTAATGCCTTATATTCTGACAATAAAGAAATTGCTTACAATACCATTAACAACAAGCTTGCTTTTTACAATAACTTTGATATTTCGGAACGTCAGTTTCAGCGTATTCGAGGGCGTTTTAGAGGCTATTATAGGCGTACACTATTGGAAACTCAGCAATTAGAATTAAGCTTTTTGCAACTAAGCATTAGCGACTCTATAGCCGCTTTTAATCCCCATTTTTTTTTAGGAGGAAATACGGTACAACGATCTTTTAATCTTACCTATACCTATACACTAGACAAAAGGGATATTCGAGCCTACCCTTTGAATGGTTACTATGTAAAAGCCATTTTAAACAAACAAGGATTAGGAATATTTAACGACATCAATCAATTGCAACTGACCGCTCATTTTGGGCATTATATGCAAATTGGTCAACATTTAAGTGTTGCAACCCAAATAAAAGGACGTTATAGTTTTATCCGTTCCCAAATGCCTTATAACGACAATCGAGCTTTAGGTTTTAATGAAGATTTTGTTAGAGGGTATCAATATTACGTCATCAATGGGCAAGATTTTTTATTGGTGCAATCGGATATAAATTTTAAAGTACTAGATGTTTCGATTCCATTATTCCGCAAATTTCCCATTAGTTATCTGCAAGCCCTCCCGCTAAAAATTCATCTTCGTTATCATCTAGATTTAGGCTATGTTTGGGATCGTTTTTATGCACAAGCCAACCACTTAAGCAATACAGATTTGCTAGGAACAGGCATAGGGGTAGATTTAATTTTCTATTCTTATAATATAATTGTGCAATTTGAATACACTTTTAACAAAAATGGCGAAAAAGGTCTATATTTACGTTATCGCTTTAATTTTTAGACTTCTCTAATCCTCTATTATATATTTTGAATATAGCCATTTATAGCAGATTTTTAAAAAAAGATCATATTTCCTTCGTTCAAATTCTCTTTGATATTTTAGCCCAAAGAGATGCCAATCTGTTTATTTTTGAAGAATACTATAAAAGCTTTGGCGATAAAATCAAGGTTCAACAGCAACTAAGTTTTTTTCAAGAACACGATGATTTCAAAGCTCAAAATATTGATTTTGTCATTAGTTTGGGAGGAGATGGAACCATCCTAGATGTGGTGACGATTGTTCGGGATAGTGGTGTTCCCATTATGGGCATCAACTTAGGAAGGCTTGGCTTTTTGGCAATGATAGAAAAAAGTCGAATAGAGCAAGCCTTAGATGCACTTTATAGCGACAGTTATACCTTAGATCCTCGCTCTATTCTCTATTTAGAATCGTTCCCCTCTATTTTTGGGGATAAGAATTTTGCTTTAAACGATTTTACAATCCTAAAAAGGGATACCTCGTCAATGGTTATTATACATACCTATGTCAATGGCGAGTTTCTAAATTCATACTGGGCAGATGGAATTATTGTTGCCACTCCTACTGGCTCTACTGGTTATTCTCTAAGTTGTGGAGGACCTATTATATTTCCAAAATCGGGCAATTTTATTATTACCCCTGTAGCACCACACAATTTAAATGTTCGACCGATTGTATTATCCGACAATGCCGTTATTTCATTTGAGGTAGAAGGTCGTGCTAAGAATTTTTTGTGCACCCTTGATTCTCGTTATGAAACCATTGATACGCATTTTCAACTAGCTGTTCGAAAGGCAGACTTTCAGATTAATTTAGTTCGTTTTACCGATCGCAACTTCTTGTACATGATACGAGAGAAGCTCAAATGGGGCATTGACTCTAGAAATTATTAAATTTCCATTCTTAAGTAACTACACAATAGAAAGGTAACGAATTAAAAATTCTACCCTGATTTATTAATATAGTACGATTTTTCAACGGAGTAATGGTAATATTCAAACTAATATTACTAGTTTTGCAGTTCTTTTATCGTCCTAATTTGAAAAAAGAAAACATTCGTTAGAACAACAAAAGCAAGGATGTTTTCGTTTTCTAAAAGAAGCATGCTCTTTTTTATTCCTAAAAACTTCCGTTATAGTAATAATCTTCTACATTTTTAATTAATTACAATAGTTAGGTTAGATTTTTGATAGAATCTGTATGCCTATTATTAGGACTCTAATTGTTAAAAAATAATAATCAGTGAGACATATATTATTACTAGGCTGTTTGCTTTTTTTTAGTACAGTCAATAACTTACAAGCACAATATTGGGAAGTAAGTGGAATGGGAGGAATCACACTCTATCATGGTGACTTGGCTCCCGATTTTTCATTTCAAACCCCTGGTGCGGCGGGTAGTTTTTTTGTACGTCGTAATGTCGATCCTAGGGTATCATTACGTTTTGGAGCTAGCTTTGGAACCATTAGCGCCTCTGACAAAAAATCATTAAATCCCTATAATCAAGCTCGAAATTTAAGCTTTCAATCTACTCTTTTTGAAGGATCTGTTGGGTTAGAATTCAACTTTCTCCCCTTTCACCACCATTCTCAAAAAGGAAGAAACCGCAATCAATTTACGCCCTATCTAGTCGCTGGATTTGGGATTTTTCACCATAGCCCCAAAGCGGAATACAAAGGCAGTATGTATGCCTTGCAACCGCTAGGAACAGAAGGTCAAGCCCCTGGACAAGAATATTCTCTGATACAACCTTCATTTATTATTGGAGGTGGGTTTAAAATAGACATCAATTCTGAATGGGGAATTGTAATTGAAGGAGCAACTAGAATTTTATTTTTTGATTATTTGGATGATGTAAGTGGGCAATATGCTGACAATCGTGTAATTGCTGGACATAGAGGCTCTTTGGGTAGTGCGGCAATTGGTTTGGCAGATCGTTCTGGTGAGGTTGGTCAAAATATAGGCAGACCAGGAAGACAGCGTGGCGATTCTAAAACCAATGATGGTTATACCATGTTTACCATTGGCATTCTTTATACCATGCATCAGTATCGTTGCCCAGCTTGGTAATCAACTAAACACATACAATATATCTTAACCTTTTAGTACAGCAATTGCTAAAAGGTTTTTTTTATGGCAGGAGACTCAGTATATTGGAGCAAAATTTCCCTCCTCGTTCATTGATTGAACCTTATGCGGAAGGCAAAATGAACGCAATAAAACACAATATACACCTATGCGCAAACTACTAATTGTTCTCTTAGTTTTTGTACTGAGCATTATTAGCTTAATCTTAGTCTTTAATACGTTTATTAATACTTCCAAGCAGAGTAAAATACAGTTG from Aureispira anguillae encodes:
- a CDS encoding Glu/Leu/Phe/Val dehydrogenase dimerization domain-containing protein, which produces MELLQKYKEKEPEIVFEWTDQETGAKGWVVINSLRGGAAGGGTRMRKGLNREEVISLAKVMEVKFSVCGPNIGGAKSGINFDPNDPRKDGVLKRWYKAVIPLLKNYYGTGGDLNVDELKDVIPITQDLGLWHPQQGIVKGHFNSNEGERIEILGQLRQGVSKIVEDPRYTPSVKAKLAVADLITGYGVAESVVHYYDLYHNTNLKGKKVIVQGWGNVAAAAAAYYLAKDGAKIVGIIDIAGGIINPEGLSFEEVTNLYLNKKGNKLDAPNMLSFEEASSKIWDLEADVFIPGAASKLVTRAQMDALIGKGLQVVSCGANVPFVDDQVFFGPTAKYTDEKISVIPDFIANCGMARVFAYLMQSHALLTDESIFTDVSQIIREGLNNTRAVNSDPTLISTTALTIALEALMGTNTIEV
- the atpD gene encoding F0F1 ATP synthase subunit beta → MSQNIGRIKQIIGPVVDVSFSDEGAKLPEILNALTVTRDNGEVLVLECQKHLGEDSVRTIAMDSTEGLKRGTACVDTGAPILMPTTNAIKGRLLNVVGETIDGIKTIDANASKSSIHRKPPKFEELSTSSEILFTGIKVVDLIAPYLKGGKIGLFGGAGVGKTVLIMELINNIAKGYSGLSVFAGVGERTREGNDLLREMIESNVIKYGEEFVHSMEKGDWDLSKVDLKELEKSQATLVFGQMNEPPGARARVALSGLTIAEHFRDGDPSEAKGRDILFFIDNIFRFTQAGAEVSALLGRMPSAVGYQPTLATEMGMMQERITSTKRGSITSVQAVYVPADDLTDPAPATTFAHLDATTVLNRKLASLGIYPAVDPLDSTSKILTKEIVGEKHYECAQRVIFTLQRYKELQDIIAILGMEELSEEDKQIVHRARRVQRFLSQPFHVAEQFTGLEGVLVGIEDTIKGFNMIMDGEVDQYPEAAFNLVGSIEDAIKKGEKMLAEVEA
- a CDS encoding energy transducer TonB; protein product: MRIFFLLPILVITNLTITWAQPNDSSILTKVDIPPLFEGCDDPLISEEQRQACSVPKIQAFINQNIVYPDSARSHQIEGVVVVRFSVTEKGAITDLELIRNIGFGCGQEAMRVIRMMPVFRPALRNGLPVATQMTLPIRFKKIDEAAADNKNLYQIHWGTAYQNKLTKEKLKELLKRHLIVRDYYGNTYDINYLTLLIESNTKEIEIETRGNNLSKEMLRALKKVRLGQAITFKVLIQKNYQDIEVSRALTIVK
- a CDS encoding F0F1 ATP synthase subunit epsilon; this encodes MDLIILTPGQTVFKGQVTAVNTPGTSGKLEILENHAPVVASLKEGTITVTTASNEVVEFETTGGFLEVLSNHVSILLETVKQ
- a CDS encoding arginase family protein — translated: MLKNLIQDHTLSLLDPANFETFQYGQSILQYTGNNANLKTTDIAIFAWGDAEGYEKIRTALYALSTNFNLGKVIDLGVVTQNLVPLIELVDLLLQQNVFPIIITPDEQAIKGQLKAYEQRSEMLNLAIFDAKIPYSFTSNNGLINQLLAYHPHLLFHLNCIGSQSYLTDKNAVGFLEDKYFEVHRLGKIQARLEEIEPMVRNIDLAAFSIGTIRAADAPANTFKNPNGFLAAEACKIMRYISMSDQLSSLCIHGFDLKIEDQNQTANMIAQLIWFAIEGFFARTKEYPIQKKTLRAYVVDNKTLDMPISFYKSNKSDRWWFEIPQALHPQHQLIACSYLDYKIACEGDLPDRLLNAINRLT
- a CDS encoding OmpA family protein, producing the protein MMKKINRLGGVFAGALLLFSVDASQAQISVNPTDDNFITKKDQARHAEWKEGKSQFPGRPRDWWQLGIGAGSFLVSGDVKPAFGWGASVHVRKSIGYVFSLKAEYMFGQASGINYAPSYYKAFPNVAPFTITSSDGNVVTAGDYTTSDAFYANYKIEQHHALSLQMVFNLNNIKFHKKSNKWSLNLLLGLGANLYNTKINALDGNGQTYAPQMNALANKAGGGGANQQYDITKLADRDLVLQELRGMLDDTYETLAQQNANNLVTLGADENRMVLNPFVSVGLSFEYLITPRISIGLEHQSFISDDDFFDGKSRKENGSRTSSIDIPHYTSIRLGFHIGKKDKAIQPLWFVNPLIYPMQDVADLKEKLDDDWFNDTDNDGVPDALDEEKDTPPDTEVDSKGRSLDSDGDGVVNSQDKEPFSPPGYPTDKDGVAQVPKPITPEDVKVMPGDPETGKHPTLVIGDEVYDPLGASGAGGGTLKDWYLPMVHFDLDKYYLRPESYEQLQHVASVMKGYPKLKVVVHGHTDVRSSAEYNDMLSYNRTMTCIDHLVNKYGIDRSRFILKYNGEVDNLIDNANKEAEHFMNRRVEFYIAEDNAQEQSKPAGDGGANRKWKY
- a CDS encoding energy transducer TonB, translating into MKKIFSSIIVSALILLCQSAYAQEDEPRFPGCDDPADVDCADMKMMQFVFSNLKHPDGNPGGEVVASFMVKASGELTDVSIVESLSPACDEEVTRIVNLMPNWLPAKVEGAETDMEWELVVKFIAK